A region from the Actinoplanes sp. OR16 genome encodes:
- a CDS encoding N-acetyltransferase, which translates to MTYAIQELVIRHVSPFDTEEITNLVADAMWDGPVARWMQPDTVARRRNTPRYFEIFVEYALQYGEVYSTADADDGRMNGVALWFPLTAMIPPPMDYERRLKEASDTAFDRCQQLDAALDEHHPLEPHHYLAFMAVRPGQQGRGIGSALLDRHHARLDRAGLPAYLEANDPRNRDLYLRHGYQVRSVIELPDGPSVWCMWRAPMA; encoded by the coding sequence ATGACGTACGCCATTCAGGAACTAGTGATCCGGCACGTGTCGCCGTTCGACACCGAGGAGATCACCAATCTTGTGGCCGACGCGATGTGGGACGGACCAGTCGCCCGCTGGATGCAACCGGACACGGTGGCCCGCCGGCGCAACACGCCTCGATACTTCGAGATCTTCGTGGAGTACGCCCTGCAGTACGGCGAGGTCTACAGCACCGCCGACGCGGACGACGGCCGGATGAACGGTGTGGCGCTGTGGTTCCCGCTCACCGCGATGATTCCGCCGCCGATGGATTACGAGCGCCGGCTCAAGGAGGCTTCGGACACGGCGTTCGACCGCTGCCAGCAGCTCGACGCGGCACTCGACGAGCACCACCCGCTCGAGCCGCACCACTACCTGGCGTTCATGGCCGTACGCCCCGGCCAGCAAGGCCGGGGCATCGGCAGCGCGTTGCTCGACCGGCACCACGCCCGGCTGGACCGGGCCGGGCTTCCGGCCTATCTCGAGGCCAACGACCCGCGTAATCGCGACCTCTACCTTCGGCACGGATACCAGGTCCGGTCCGTGATCGAGCTACCCGACGGACCCTCCGTCTGGTGCATGTGGAGGGCGCCTATGGCCTGA